In Paralichthys olivaceus isolate ysfri-2021 chromosome 13, ASM2471397v2, whole genome shotgun sequence, the following are encoded in one genomic region:
- the rab42b gene encoding ras-related protein Rab-42b encodes MDLTLWQYQFRIIMLGDSTVGKSSLLKRYTENSFLESINQTVGVDFYVHFLEVELGVRVKLQFWDTAGQERFRSVTRSYYRNSVGGLLVFDMTNRASFDHIKDWHAEVCERVQPHKVMFVLVGHKSDHDAVGERAVSREEAQKLAGQLGMPYLEASAKTGHNVKESFELLARRVYQGLLSGEVELQEGWDGVKCAAPQELQLQRASQAPASTPSNSNKKCCG; translated from the exons ATGGACCTCACTCTGTGGCAGTACCAGTTCCGGATCATCATGCTGGGGGACTCCACGGTGGGCAAGTCCTCCCTGTTGAAGCGCTACACTGAGAACTCGTTCCTGGAGTCCATCAACCAGACAGTGGGTGTGGACTTTTATGTTCACTTCCTGGAGGTGGAGCTCGGGGTCCGTGTCAAGCTGCAGTTCTGGGACACAGCTGGACAGGAGAGGTTCAG GTCAGTGACCCGCTCTTACTACCGCAACTCAGTCGGAGGCCTGCTGGTGTTTGACATGACCAACCGCGCCTCCTTTGACCATATCAAGGATTGGCACGCCGAGGTGTGCGAACGAGTGCAGCCGCACAAGGTTATGTTCGTCCTGGTGGGACATAAGAGCGACCACGACGCTGTGGGAGAGAGGGCGGTGAGTCGAGAAGAGGCCCAGAAACTGGCCGGGCAGCTGGGGATGCCGTACCTAGAGGCCTCAGCCAAGACGGGCCACAATGTGAAGGAGTCTTTCGAACTCCTCGCCCGTCGTGTCTATCAGGGTCTTTTGAGCGGGGAGGTGGAGCTTCAGGAGGGCTGGGACGGAGTCAAGTGTGCTGCCCcgcaggagctgcagctgcaaagAGCCAGTCAGGCTCCGGCCAGCACACCCTCCAACAGCAATAAGAAGTGTTGTGGTTGA
- the taf12 gene encoding transcription initiation factor TFIID subunit 12 has protein sequence MANSTTAAVKVMGAPGPAGRSSPEGSQVLSKKKLQDLVREIDPNEQLDEDVEEMLLQIADDFIESVVTAACQLARHRKSNTLEVKDVQLHLERQWNMWIPGYGSDEIRPFKKACTTEAHKQRMALIRKTTKK, from the exons ATGGCTAACAGCACCACAGCGGCTGTTAAGGTTATGGGGGCCCCTGGCCCTGCTGGCAGAAGTAGTCCAGAAGGATCTCAG gTTCTTAGTAAGAAGAAGCTTCAGGACCTGGTGAGAGAGATTGATCCAAATGAGCAGCTGGATGAAGATGTAGAGgag aTGCTGTTACAAATTGCAGACGACTTTATAGAGAGTGTAGTGACAGCAGCCTGTCAACTGGCTCGTCATCGCAAGTCCAACACCTTGGAGGTGAAGGATGTTCAGTTACATCTTG AACGCCAGTGGAACATGTGGATTCCTGGTTATGGCTCAGATGAAATCCGGCCGTTCAAGAAGGCTTGCACCACAGAGGCTCACAAACAG agaATGGCGCTGATCCGTAAGACAACCAAAAAATAA